One Candidatus Paceibacterota bacterium genomic window carries:
- a CDS encoding recombinase family protein — translation MDNINLQTKKIFLYARKSTDEPERQVLSIEAQMFELREFAKKEGLNIAREFVESKTAKEPGREIFNEMVASIEKNEAEGILAWHP, via the coding sequence ATGGACAACATAAATTTACAAACCAAAAAGATTTTTCTCTATGCTCGTAAATCCACGGACGAGCCAGAGCGACAAGTGCTTTCCATTGAGGCGCAAATGTTTGAATTGCGAGAATTTGCCAAAAAAGAAGGATTGAACATCGCCCGCGAATTTGTGGAAAGCAAAACCGCCAAAGAGCCGGGCAGAGAGATTTTTAATGAAATGGTGGCAAGCATAGAGAAAAATGAAGCCGAGGGAATTTTAGCGTGGCACCCC